One region of Etheostoma spectabile isolate EspeVRDwgs_2016 chromosome 21, UIUC_Espe_1.0, whole genome shotgun sequence genomic DNA includes:
- the aarsd1 gene encoding alanyl-tRNA editing protein Aarsd1 — MAFQCQRDCYMKEFVTSVVSCCPAELKHEVSGKKETLKGFNVKLQDTILFPEGGGQPDDHGLIGDVPVLRVTRQGPEAVHFVGSPLGVGQEVRVQVDWERRFDHMQQHSGQHLITALADTLFGYKTTSWELGRQRSTIELDTPSVKPAQLQALEEAINEKIRVHVPVTIQLLSIDDPAVEKVRSRGLPDDHAGPIRIVDIEGVDANMCCGTHVSNLSHLQVIKLLGTEKGKKNKTNLIFLAGNRVLKYAEKSYSTERSLVALLKTGPDDHVNAVDKLQKSVKLLQKTNLSLLRDMAVLITQNFKNDPHRGNLFSLHKKEGDNEFMNIIANEINTEETLVFLTVGEEKGPGLFLLAGPSGPVADLGPRVLEMLQGKGAGKTGRFQGKANSLARRGEVEALLQQHCKHHTSEEE, encoded by the exons ATGGCTTTTCAGTGTCAACGAGACTGCTATATGAAAGAG TTTGTTACCTCTGTGGTGTCCTGCTGCCCAGCTGAGCTCAAACATGAAGTCAGTGGAAAGAAGGAAACTCTCAAGGGATTCAATGTCAAACTCCAAGACACCATCTTGTTTCCTGAGGGAGGCGGTCAA CCAGATGACCATGGGCTGATTGGTGATGTCCCAGTGTTGAGGGTGACCAGACAGGGGCCTGAAGCCGTCCACTTTGTGGGCTCCCCTCTGGGGGTGGGTCAGGAGGTGCGGGTGCAGGTGGACTGGGAGCGGAGGTTTGACCACATGCAGCAACACTCAG GTCAGCATTTGATCACAGCTTTGGCAGATACACTTTTTGGATACAAGACCACATCATG GGAACTGGGGCGTCAGAGAAGCACCATTGAACTGGACACTCCCTCGGTGAAGCCTGCCCAGCTTCAGGCCCTGGAGGAAGCCATAAACGAGAAGATCAGAGTCCATGTCCCTGTCACTATTCAGCTTCTCTCTATAGATGATCCTGCTGTGGAAAAG GTGAGGAGTCGAGGGCTGCCAGACGACCACGCAGGCCCAATTCGGATCGTTGATATAGAGGGCGTCGATGCCAACATGTGCTGTGGAACCCATGTGTCTAACCTCAGTCACTTACAG GTGATAAAGCTCCTGGGAActgagaaaggaaagaaaaacaaaaccaacctGATCTTCCTGGCAGGAAACAGGGTTCTGAAGTATGCTGAGAAAAGCTACAGCACAGAGCGATCACTGGTGGCTCTACTGAA AACCGGGCCTGACGACCACGTCAACGCCGTTGACAAGTTGCAGAAGTCTGTCAAGTTACTACAGAAA ACTAATCTGAGCCTGCTTCGAGACATGGCCGTCCTCATCACTCAGAACTTCAAGAACGACCCCCACAGAGGAAACCTTTTCAGCTTGCACAA aaAAGAGGGTGACAATGAGTTCATGAATATCATTGCCAACGAAATAAATACTGAG GAAACTTTGGTTTTCCTGACTGTTGGAGAGGAGAAAGGACCGGGTTTGTTTCTACTCGCTGGACCCAGTGGACCAGTGGCTGACCTGGGACCGCG GGTGTTAGAGATGCTCCAAGGGAAGGGGGCGGGGAAAACCGGACGTTTCCAGGGCAAAGCCAACAGCCTCGCGCGGAGAGGGGAGGTGGAGGCTCTCCTGCAGCAGCACTGCAAACATCACACCTCAGAGGAAGAATAA
- the LOC116671163 gene encoding uncharacterized protein LOC116671163 isoform X2, whose product MSSAVTQQEGLRPHRRDTEASYFLPDQEMDHWKIQLIVVTFCAVVQTYQALSSSVEEERGLSEDWQEESLEAGLTPPMDRLMKRSKALRFYGLMGKRSGIRKPFKVDRRNKGETFVGLMGRSISSGKSLTRIFPSATTTALDVSEKPHKQGSSEEWFQILY is encoded by the exons AGATACGGAAGCATCGTATTTCCTGCCGGACCAAGAAATGGATCACTGGAAGATCCAGCTCATTGTTGTGACTTTTTGTGCTGTGGTGCAAACCTATCAGGCGCTGTCTTCTAGtgtggaagaggagagagggttGTCTGAAGACTGGCAG GAAGAGTCACTGGAGGCAGGTCTGACCCCCCCGATGGACCGTCTGATGAAAAGATCTAAAGCCCTCCGCTTCTACGGACTCATGGGGAAACGCTCAG GTATAAGGAAGCCTTTTAAAGTAGACAGAC GAAACAAAGGAGAGACGTTTGTGGGTCTGATGGGTAGAAGCATTTCCAGTGGCA AATCATTAACCAGAATATTTCCGTCTGCGACAACCACTGCGCTCGATGTTTCGGAGAAACCACACAAGCAAG GTTCATCAGAGGAATGGTTCCAAATCCTGTATTGA
- the kat7b gene encoding histone acetyltransferase KAT7 isoform X3: protein MVGSGSDGTEDSDSSAEREQTNSSESDGNMPKRQRLTRASTRLSQSSQDTPDLKRTADHDESPPLTPTGNAPSSESELDISSPNASHDESQAKDQASRDSDKDLSHRPKRRRCHETYNFNMKCPTPGCNSLGHLTGKHERHFAVSGCPLYHNLSADECKVKAISREKQEEEVKGQEENNSRHATRHQTPTSKQSRYKEQVSEMRKGRSTGLQKEQKEKHMEHRQTHSNTREPLLENITSEYDLELFRKAQARASEDLEKLRIQGQITEGSNMIKTILFGRYELDTWYHSPYPEEYARLGRLYVCEFCLKYMKSQTILRRHMAKCVWKHPPGDEVYRKGGISVFEVDGKKNKIYCQNLCLLAKLFLDHKTLYYDVEPFLFYVMTEADNTGCHLVGYFSKEKNSFLNYNVSCILTMPQYMRQGFGKMLIDFSYLLSKVEEKVGSPERPLSDLGLISYRSYWKEVLLRYMYNFQGKEISIKEISQETAVNPVDIVSTLQSLQMLKYWKGKHLVLKRQDLIDEWRAKEIKRGNSNKTIDPSSLKWTPPKGT from the exons ATGGTTGGGAGTGGTTCAGATGGAACTGAAGACTCGGACTCCTCTGCTGAAAGAGAACAGACCAATAGTTCAGAAAGTGATGGGAACATGCCCAAAAGACAGCGCCTCACCAGAGCCTCTACTCGCCTTAGCCAAAGCTCTCAGG ACACTCCGGATTTGAAGCGAACTGCGGACCATGATGAATCTCCACCATTGACGCCCACAGGAAATGCTCCCTCTTCTGAATCTGAGCTGGACATCTCCAGCCCCAATGCCTCCCACGATGAGAGCCAGGCTAAAGATCAAGCCAGCAGAGACTCCGATAAGGACCTCTCCCATCGACCCAAGCGCCGCCGCTGTCACGAGACCTACAACTTCAACATGAAATGCCCTACGCCGGGATGCAATTCACTCG GTCACCTTACAGGAAAACATGAACGTCATTTTGCTGTATCAGGTTGCCCTCTTTACCACAATCTCTCTGCTGATGAGTGCAAA GTGAAAGCCATCAGCCGTGAGAAACAAGAGGAGGAGGTTAAGGGGCAGGAAGAAAACAACTCACGCCATGCAACTCGTCACCAG ACCCCAACATCAAAACAGAGCAGATACAAAGAGCAGGTGTCTGAGATGAGGAAGGGGCGAAGCACTGGCCTTCAGAAGGAGCAGAAAGAAAAGCACATG GAGCATCGgcagacacacagcaacaccagaGAGCCTCTGCTGGAGAACATCACCAGTGAATATGACCTGGAGCTCTTCAGAAAAGCCCAGGCCCGTGCATCTGAAGATCTG GAGAAGCTGCGTATCCAGGGTCAGATCACTGAGGGCAGTAACATGATAAAGACCATCCTGTTTGGCCGCTACGAGCTGGACACGTGGTACCACTCGCCCTATCCTGAGGAGTACGCACGCCTGGGGCGCCTCTACGTCTGCGAATTCTGCCTCAAGTACATGAAGAGCCAGACCATTCTCAGGCGACACATG GCCAAGTGTGTGTGGAAGCATCCTCCAGGAGACGAGGTGTACAGAAAGGGGGGTATATCTGTGTTTGAAGTAGACGGCAAAAAGAACAAG ATCTACTGCCAGAACCTGTGTTTACTCGCCAAGCTCTTCTTGGACCACAAAACGCTGTACTACGACGTAGAGCCGTTTCTCTTCTACGTCATGACTGAGGCCGACAACACCGGCTGCCATTTAGTGGGATACTTCTCCAAG GAGAAGAATTCCTTCCTCAACTACAACGTATCCTGTATCCTGACAATGCCACAGTACATGAGGCAGGGCTTCGGCAAGATGCTCATTGACttca GCTACCTGCTGTCCAAAGTGGAGGAGAAGGTGGGCTCCCCCGAGAGGCCTCTGTCTGACCTGGGCCTCATCAGTTACCGTAGCTACTGGAAGGAAGTGTTACTCAGATACATGTACAATTTCCAGGGCAAGGAGATCTCCATCAAAG AGATCAGTCAGGAAACGGCTGTCAATCCGGTGGACATAGTGAGCACCCTGCAGTCTCTCCAGATGCTGAAGTATTGGAAGGGAAAGCACTTGGTGTTAAAGCGACAG GACCTGATTGACGAGTGGAGAGCGAAGGAGATCAAGCGAGGCAACAGCAACAAAACCATCGACCCAAGCTCACTAAAATGGACTCCTCCCAAAGGGACATAA
- the LOC116671163 gene encoding uncharacterized protein LOC116671163 isoform X1: MSSAVTQQEGLRPHRRDTEASYFLPDQEMDHWKIQLIVVTFCAVVQTYQALSSSVEEERGLSEDWQEESLEAGLTPPMDRLMKRSKALRFYGLMGKRSGIRKPFKVDRRNKGETFVGLMGRSISSGKSLTRIFPSATTTALDVSEKPHKQGMIGSVKKPEVVLFLCAFLQWHCCLHSFFIFIFIIPSFGRFIRGMVPNPVLMELEKKKKVHIFMSYTILHQPKKTLPYIILLKIHS; this comes from the exons AGATACGGAAGCATCGTATTTCCTGCCGGACCAAGAAATGGATCACTGGAAGATCCAGCTCATTGTTGTGACTTTTTGTGCTGTGGTGCAAACCTATCAGGCGCTGTCTTCTAGtgtggaagaggagagagggttGTCTGAAGACTGGCAG GAAGAGTCACTGGAGGCAGGTCTGACCCCCCCGATGGACCGTCTGATGAAAAGATCTAAAGCCCTCCGCTTCTACGGACTCATGGGGAAACGCTCAG GTATAAGGAAGCCTTTTAAAGTAGACAGAC GAAACAAAGGAGAGACGTTTGTGGGTCTGATGGGTAGAAGCATTTCCAGTGGCA AATCATTAACCAGAATATTTCCGTCTGCGACAACCACTGCGCTCGATGTTTCGGAGAAACCACACAAGCAAGGTATGATTGGATCAGTAAAAAAACCTGAGGTTGTTTTATTTCTATGTGCATTCTTACAGTGGCATTGTTGtctgcattctttttttatttttatatttattattccaTCATTTGGCAGGTTCATCAGAGGAATGGTTCCAAATCCTGTATTGATGgagctagaaaaaaaaaaaaaagtacacattttTATGAGCTATACAATTTTACACCAACCAAAGAAGACGTTACCATACATCATACTCCTCAAAATACACTCTTGA
- the kat7b gene encoding histone acetyltransferase KAT7 isoform X2: MPRRRQRHMVGSGSDGTEDSDSSAEREQTNSSESDGNMPKRQRLTRASTRLSQSSQDTPDLKRTADHDESPPLTPTGNAPSSESELDISSPNASHDESQAKDQASRDSDKDLSHRPKRRRCHETYNFNMKCPTPGCNSLGHLTGKHERHFAVSGCPLYHNLSADECKVKAISREKQEEEVKGQEENNSRHATRHQTPTSKQSRYKEQVSEMRKGRSTGLQKEQKEKHMEHRQTHSNTREPLLENITSEYDLELFRKAQARASEDLEKLRIQGQITEGSNMIKTILFGRYELDTWYHSPYPEEYARLGRLYVCEFCLKYMKSQTILRRHMAKCVWKHPPGDEVYRKGGISVFEVDGKKNKIYCQNLCLLAKLFLDHKTLYYDVEPFLFYVMTEADNTGCHLVGYFSKEKNSFLNYNVSCILTMPQYMRQGFGKMLIDFSYLLSKVEEKVGSPERPLSDLGLISYRSYWKEVLLRYMYNFQGKEISIKEISQETAVNPVDIVSTLQSLQMLKYWKGKHLVLKRQDLIDEWRAKEIKRGNSNKTIDPSSLKWTPPKGT, encoded by the exons ATGCCTCGTAGACGACAG AGACATATGGTTGGGAGTGGTTCAGATGGAACTGAAGACTCGGACTCCTCTGCTGAAAGAGAACAGACCAATAGTTCAGAAAGTGATGGGAACATGCCCAAAAGACAGCGCCTCACCAGAGCCTCTACTCGCCTTAGCCAAAGCTCTCAGG ACACTCCGGATTTGAAGCGAACTGCGGACCATGATGAATCTCCACCATTGACGCCCACAGGAAATGCTCCCTCTTCTGAATCTGAGCTGGACATCTCCAGCCCCAATGCCTCCCACGATGAGAGCCAGGCTAAAGATCAAGCCAGCAGAGACTCCGATAAGGACCTCTCCCATCGACCCAAGCGCCGCCGCTGTCACGAGACCTACAACTTCAACATGAAATGCCCTACGCCGGGATGCAATTCACTCG GTCACCTTACAGGAAAACATGAACGTCATTTTGCTGTATCAGGTTGCCCTCTTTACCACAATCTCTCTGCTGATGAGTGCAAA GTGAAAGCCATCAGCCGTGAGAAACAAGAGGAGGAGGTTAAGGGGCAGGAAGAAAACAACTCACGCCATGCAACTCGTCACCAG ACCCCAACATCAAAACAGAGCAGATACAAAGAGCAGGTGTCTGAGATGAGGAAGGGGCGAAGCACTGGCCTTCAGAAGGAGCAGAAAGAAAAGCACATG GAGCATCGgcagacacacagcaacaccagaGAGCCTCTGCTGGAGAACATCACCAGTGAATATGACCTGGAGCTCTTCAGAAAAGCCCAGGCCCGTGCATCTGAAGATCTG GAGAAGCTGCGTATCCAGGGTCAGATCACTGAGGGCAGTAACATGATAAAGACCATCCTGTTTGGCCGCTACGAGCTGGACACGTGGTACCACTCGCCCTATCCTGAGGAGTACGCACGCCTGGGGCGCCTCTACGTCTGCGAATTCTGCCTCAAGTACATGAAGAGCCAGACCATTCTCAGGCGACACATG GCCAAGTGTGTGTGGAAGCATCCTCCAGGAGACGAGGTGTACAGAAAGGGGGGTATATCTGTGTTTGAAGTAGACGGCAAAAAGAACAAG ATCTACTGCCAGAACCTGTGTTTACTCGCCAAGCTCTTCTTGGACCACAAAACGCTGTACTACGACGTAGAGCCGTTTCTCTTCTACGTCATGACTGAGGCCGACAACACCGGCTGCCATTTAGTGGGATACTTCTCCAAG GAGAAGAATTCCTTCCTCAACTACAACGTATCCTGTATCCTGACAATGCCACAGTACATGAGGCAGGGCTTCGGCAAGATGCTCATTGACttca GCTACCTGCTGTCCAAAGTGGAGGAGAAGGTGGGCTCCCCCGAGAGGCCTCTGTCTGACCTGGGCCTCATCAGTTACCGTAGCTACTGGAAGGAAGTGTTACTCAGATACATGTACAATTTCCAGGGCAAGGAGATCTCCATCAAAG AGATCAGTCAGGAAACGGCTGTCAATCCGGTGGACATAGTGAGCACCCTGCAGTCTCTCCAGATGCTGAAGTATTGGAAGGGAAAGCACTTGGTGTTAAAGCGACAG GACCTGATTGACGAGTGGAGAGCGAAGGAGATCAAGCGAGGCAACAGCAACAAAACCATCGACCCAAGCTCACTAAAATGGACTCCTCCCAAAGGGACATAA
- the kat7b gene encoding histone acetyltransferase KAT7 isoform X1, which yields MPRRRQVRTNRHMVGSGSDGTEDSDSSAEREQTNSSESDGNMPKRQRLTRASTRLSQSSQDTPDLKRTADHDESPPLTPTGNAPSSESELDISSPNASHDESQAKDQASRDSDKDLSHRPKRRRCHETYNFNMKCPTPGCNSLGHLTGKHERHFAVSGCPLYHNLSADECKVKAISREKQEEEVKGQEENNSRHATRHQTPTSKQSRYKEQVSEMRKGRSTGLQKEQKEKHMEHRQTHSNTREPLLENITSEYDLELFRKAQARASEDLEKLRIQGQITEGSNMIKTILFGRYELDTWYHSPYPEEYARLGRLYVCEFCLKYMKSQTILRRHMAKCVWKHPPGDEVYRKGGISVFEVDGKKNKIYCQNLCLLAKLFLDHKTLYYDVEPFLFYVMTEADNTGCHLVGYFSKEKNSFLNYNVSCILTMPQYMRQGFGKMLIDFSYLLSKVEEKVGSPERPLSDLGLISYRSYWKEVLLRYMYNFQGKEISIKEISQETAVNPVDIVSTLQSLQMLKYWKGKHLVLKRQDLIDEWRAKEIKRGNSNKTIDPSSLKWTPPKGT from the exons ATGCCTCGTAGACGACAGGTAAGAACAAAT AGACATATGGTTGGGAGTGGTTCAGATGGAACTGAAGACTCGGACTCCTCTGCTGAAAGAGAACAGACCAATAGTTCAGAAAGTGATGGGAACATGCCCAAAAGACAGCGCCTCACCAGAGCCTCTACTCGCCTTAGCCAAAGCTCTCAGG ACACTCCGGATTTGAAGCGAACTGCGGACCATGATGAATCTCCACCATTGACGCCCACAGGAAATGCTCCCTCTTCTGAATCTGAGCTGGACATCTCCAGCCCCAATGCCTCCCACGATGAGAGCCAGGCTAAAGATCAAGCCAGCAGAGACTCCGATAAGGACCTCTCCCATCGACCCAAGCGCCGCCGCTGTCACGAGACCTACAACTTCAACATGAAATGCCCTACGCCGGGATGCAATTCACTCG GTCACCTTACAGGAAAACATGAACGTCATTTTGCTGTATCAGGTTGCCCTCTTTACCACAATCTCTCTGCTGATGAGTGCAAA GTGAAAGCCATCAGCCGTGAGAAACAAGAGGAGGAGGTTAAGGGGCAGGAAGAAAACAACTCACGCCATGCAACTCGTCACCAG ACCCCAACATCAAAACAGAGCAGATACAAAGAGCAGGTGTCTGAGATGAGGAAGGGGCGAAGCACTGGCCTTCAGAAGGAGCAGAAAGAAAAGCACATG GAGCATCGgcagacacacagcaacaccagaGAGCCTCTGCTGGAGAACATCACCAGTGAATATGACCTGGAGCTCTTCAGAAAAGCCCAGGCCCGTGCATCTGAAGATCTG GAGAAGCTGCGTATCCAGGGTCAGATCACTGAGGGCAGTAACATGATAAAGACCATCCTGTTTGGCCGCTACGAGCTGGACACGTGGTACCACTCGCCCTATCCTGAGGAGTACGCACGCCTGGGGCGCCTCTACGTCTGCGAATTCTGCCTCAAGTACATGAAGAGCCAGACCATTCTCAGGCGACACATG GCCAAGTGTGTGTGGAAGCATCCTCCAGGAGACGAGGTGTACAGAAAGGGGGGTATATCTGTGTTTGAAGTAGACGGCAAAAAGAACAAG ATCTACTGCCAGAACCTGTGTTTACTCGCCAAGCTCTTCTTGGACCACAAAACGCTGTACTACGACGTAGAGCCGTTTCTCTTCTACGTCATGACTGAGGCCGACAACACCGGCTGCCATTTAGTGGGATACTTCTCCAAG GAGAAGAATTCCTTCCTCAACTACAACGTATCCTGTATCCTGACAATGCCACAGTACATGAGGCAGGGCTTCGGCAAGATGCTCATTGACttca GCTACCTGCTGTCCAAAGTGGAGGAGAAGGTGGGCTCCCCCGAGAGGCCTCTGTCTGACCTGGGCCTCATCAGTTACCGTAGCTACTGGAAGGAAGTGTTACTCAGATACATGTACAATTTCCAGGGCAAGGAGATCTCCATCAAAG AGATCAGTCAGGAAACGGCTGTCAATCCGGTGGACATAGTGAGCACCCTGCAGTCTCTCCAGATGCTGAAGTATTGGAAGGGAAAGCACTTGGTGTTAAAGCGACAG GACCTGATTGACGAGTGGAGAGCGAAGGAGATCAAGCGAGGCAACAGCAACAAAACCATCGACCCAAGCTCACTAAAATGGACTCCTCCCAAAGGGACATAA
- the ptges3l gene encoding putative protein PTGES3L, producing MNKPKIVRPEESQPAHALWYDRKKYVTINFMVHKPKDVQVDIQPNKMILCCKNDSDDVIYNELHFYETVQINDSREKVYDRTINILLRKLKPDYAWPQLQKDSAKPSWISVDFDNWRDWEHEEDDGKEEYDRYMDMIQEMASSNKGQAPDMGDLSDSD from the exons ATGAACAAGCCCAAAATTGTCAGACCCGAGGAAAG CCAGCCAGCACATGCTCTGTGGTATGACAGAAAGAAATATGTCACAATCAACTTCATGGTTCATAAACCCAAAGACGTCCAGGTTGATATCCAGCCAAACAAAATGATTTTATG CTGCAAAAACGATTCAGATGATGTGATCTACAATGAGCTGCACTTCTATGAAACAGTTCAAATCAAT GACTCCAGAGAAAAAGTCTATGACCGCACCATCAACATCTTGCTAAGGAAGTTGAAGCCTGATTATGCATGGCCTCAGCTCCAGAAGGATTCAGCCAAG CCCAGCTGGATTTCTGTAGACTTTGATAACTGGAGGGACTGGGAGCATGAAGAAGATGATGGGAAGGAAGAGTACGACAGATACATGGAT atgATTCAAGAAATGGCTTCCAGTAATAAAGGACAAGCGCCAGATATGGGAGATCTTAGTGAT TCTGACTGA